A stretch of Gossypium hirsutum isolate 1008001.06 chromosome A06, Gossypium_hirsutum_v2.1, whole genome shotgun sequence DNA encodes these proteins:
- the LOC107930528 gene encoding uncharacterized protein, protein MNDDIEELKKLMDVIINYPFGSDKPDYDRFNLSPELRCFLHYLNSEFLENVSPRCLLDSPFIWGDADKYRFLISLDYLLNSEVFKLESFNDALTTFASTNLIHWVRALYNKRVLYKVYYHSQMSYNVSRTAAVVRFCSNVFWHYNNYAIECGERKIGKISIVRKLSEALSNLFIDLFDCCIKYACNLEDLHQPEMREALNEIRMQEFKDK, encoded by the exons ATGAATGATGATATTGAAGAGCTTAAAAAATTGATGGACGTCATCATAAATTACCCGTTCGGATCAGATAAACCAGATTATGATCGTTTCAATTTGTCTCCTGAACTGAGATGTTTTCTTCATTATCTCAATTCTGAATTTTT GGAAAACGTGAGCCCTAGGTGCTTACTTGATTCGCCTTTTATTTGGGGGGACGCTGATAAGTATCGGTTTCTTATCAGTCTGGATTATCTCCTAAATAGCGAAGTATTTAAGCTTGAATCTTTTAATGATGCTTTAACTACGTTTGCAAGTACTAATTTGATTCACTGGGTACGTGCTTTGTATAACAAACGGGTGCTGTATAAAGTATATTACCATAGTCAAATGAGTTACAATGTCTCGAGGACTGCTGCTGTTGTACGATTCTGCTCAAATGTTTTCTGGCATTACAATAATTATGCAATTGAATGCGGGGAAAGAAAA attgGCAAGATTAGTATCGTGAGAAAGTTGAGCGAGGCCCTGTCAAATTTATTTATCGATCTATTTGACTGTTGTATCAAGTATGCATGCAACTTGGAAGATTTGCATCAACCCGAAATGCGTGAAGCACT GAACGAAATTCGGATGCAGGAATTCAAAGACAAGTAG